One window of Quercus robur chromosome 12, dhQueRobu3.1, whole genome shotgun sequence genomic DNA carries:
- the LOC126710429 gene encoding probable plastid-lipid-associated protein 8, chloroplastic has product MALAAHSSALSISFRGAQPQHSKPKLLYSVPSISISKSNPPLKGLVSLPYRHHKPLRIFASVSVSNPEVRTGPEDLVASILSKVTQTDGGVLLTPEEHEGVAAVAKELQKYCVSEPVKCPLIFGEWDVVYCSIPTSPGGGYRSALGRFFFKTKEMIQAIEAPNTVLNKVSIRAFGFLDGEVSLKGTLKALDDKWIQVVFEPPELRIGPILEFRYGGESEVKLQITYIDDKVRLGKGSRGSLFVFQRRS; this is encoded by the exons ATGGCATTGGCTGCTCATTCTTCAGCTCTCTCGATCTCATTCAGAGGCGCCCAGCCCCAGCATTCAAAACCCAAACTTCTATATTCAGTACCCTCCATATCCATATCCAAATCTAATCCACCTCTCAAAGGCCTAGTTTCACTTCCTTATCGCCACCACAAACCATTAAGAATCTTTGCCTCCGTTTCAGTCTCCAACCCAGAGGTGCGGACCGGTCCCGAGGATCTTGTTGCCTCTATTCTTTCCAAG GTGACACAAACAGATGGAGGAGTTTTGCTAACACCGGAAGAACACGAAGGGGTAGCTGCAGTGGCTAAAGAATTGCAGAAATATTGTGTCAGTGAGCCTGTGAAATGCCCTCTCATATTTGGAG AGTGGGACGTGGTGTACTGTTCAATTCCAACATCACCTGGGGGTGGCTATAGGAGTGCATTGGGCcgcttttttttcaaaacaaaggAAATGATACAGGCTATCGAAGCTCCCAACACTGTTCTAAACAAGGTCTCCATTAGGGCTTTTGGATTTCTGGATGGAGAGGTCTCCTTGAAAG GGACACTGAAGGCTCTGGATGACAAATGGATTCAAGTTGTATTTGAGCCACCTGAACTGAGAATAGGTCCAATATTGGAGTTCCGATATGGTGGTGAGAGTGAGGTTAAACTCCAAATCACATACATAGATGACAAGGTAAGGTTAGGGAAGGGCTCTAGAGGTTCCCTGTTTGTTTTCCAAAGACGCAGTTAA